A genomic window from Arvicola amphibius chromosome 5, mArvAmp1.2, whole genome shotgun sequence includes:
- the Apcdd1l gene encoding LOW QUALITY PROTEIN: protein APCDD1-like (The sequence of the model RefSeq protein was modified relative to this genomic sequence to represent the inferred CDS: inserted 2 bases in 1 codon), with protein sequence MQVFQRLLGTENLESKCVPDRAPTGKTGFPWPPVKPSWEPVHGHWGTDGNTPWESFSAPSIAFPGGPGWLELTEFLLTHCSPRLSGKGWVGKPDAVASSRAGITETVGISGGGHLYWEPQCQQPVPNGMPTTVVLPPHLRRTWISTSTCEVRAGPEFLACSYTFYSNRLFQAYQFYYRDPSCQKPAHSLLIKGKVHVRRASWISQGATEADYHLHKVGIVFHSHHSLLDIVRLLNQTQAGQDCTGRLPPDWAWLLETLYELLSSRVPSDCMAALGFSMHELSLLCLQYHMQQLPGEAPHLVKELFLEDIHTDXVQRQHYRPTGYQCPLESVLHHTWPCLACSLIACSDEYHPLVLPSWPALPLHLGGHWVSTGCETRPAVLFLTRLFTFDDHNGSWEGHYHYFSDPACHQPTFTVFAAGHYSRGTPSPRVHCGTELTFEVTRAYVTPMDQVTTAILNFSKASSCGGPGVWSVGTERDVTATNGCLPLGIKLPHIEYELFKMEQDLCLLFIGQRPTDGSSPDTPEKHPTSFQVPLVLCKRQVQGTPRPLQHRLPMQSSPTGWAPYLPVMPLPILLLVQGLAPFGWL encoded by the exons ATGCAAGTTTTCCAGAGACTGCTGGGAACAGAGAATCTTGAGTCTAAGTGTGTACCAGATAGAGCTCCAACAGGCAAAACAGGCTTTCCCTGGCCTCCCGTCAAGCCCAGCTGGGAACCTGTGCATGGGCACTGGGGAACAGATGGGAATACACCATGGGAGAGTTTCTCCGCTCCATCCATAGCCTTCCCTGGAGGCCCTGGCTGGCTAGAGCTCACTGAGTTCCTCCTGACCCACTGCAGCCCCAGGCTCAGTGGGAAGGGCTGGGTTGGAAAGCCTGATGCAGTGGCCAGCAGTCGGG CTGGCATCACAGAAACAGTTGGAATTTCAGGAGGTGGCCATCTATACTGGGAGCCCCAGTGCCAGCAGCCAGTGCCTAATGGTATGCCCACCACTGTGGTCCTGCCCCCACACCTCAGAAGAACCTGGATCTCCACTAG CACCTGCGAGGTACGTGCAGGACCAGAATTCCTCGCCTGCTCCTACACCTTCTATTCCAACCGTCTCTTCCAAGCCTACCAGTTCTACTACAGGGACCCCTCCTGCCAGAAGCCTGCCCACTCACTGCTCATCAAGGGCAAAGTCCATGTGCGCCGGGCCTCCTGGATCAGCCAGGGTGCCACCGAGGCCGACTACCATCTTCACAAGGTGGGCATAGTCTTTCACAGCCACCACTCCCTGCTCGACATTGTCAGGCTCCTCAACCagacccaggctggccaggaCTGTACAGGACGGCTGCCCCCAGACTGGGCCTGGCTGCTGGAGACACTGTATGAGCTGCTGAGCTCCCGGGTACCAAGTGACTGCATGGCCGCACTGGGCTTCAGCATGCATGAACTCAGTCTGCTCTGCCTGCAGTATCACATGCAACAGCTGCCTGGGGAGGCACCCCATCTAGTCAAGGAGTTGTTCCTTGAGGACATCCACACCGA TGTGCAGAGGCAGCACTACCGTCCCACTGGCTACCAGTGCCCCCTGGAAAGTGTTCTG CACCACACTTGGCCCTGCCTGGCCTGCAGTCTCATTGCCTGCTCCGACGAGTACCACCCACTTGTGCTGCCTTCCTGGCCAGCTCTGCCACTGCACCTGGGAGGTCACTGGGTCAGCACAGGCTGCGAGACAAGGCCTGCTGTGTTGTTCCTCACTCGGCTCTTCACCTTCGATGACCACAACGGCTCCTGGGAAGGGCACTACCACTATTTCTCTGATCCCGCTTGCCACCAGCCCACCTTCACCGTGTTTGCAGCTGGCCACTACTCCAGAGGCACCCCATCCCCCAGGGTCCACTGTGGCACTGAACTGACGTTTGAGGTGACACGGGCCTATGTGACCCCCATGGACCAGGTCACTACAGCCATACTCAACTTCTCCAAAGCAAGCAGCTGTGGAGGTCCAGGGGTCTGGTCAGTAGGCACGGAGAGGGATGTCACAGCCACCAACGGGTGCCTACCATTGGGTATAAAGCTTCCACATATAGAGTATGAGCTGTTCAAAATGGAACAAGACCTCTGCCTGCTTTTCATTGGGCAGAGGCCCACAGACGGGTCTAGTCCTGACACTCCTGAGAAGCACCCCACCTCCTTCCAGGTACCCCTGGTACTCTGCAAGAGGCAGGTCCAAGGGACCCCCAGACCCTTACAGCACAGGCTTCCAATGCAGAGTTCCCCCACTGGGTGGGCACCATATCTTCCTGTCATGCCACTTCCCATACTACTCCTGGTTCAAGGCCTGGCCCCCTTTGGGTGGCTATGA